The Acholeplasma laidlawii PG-8A DNA window TTCTTCAACGATGAATCTTGCATACTCTTGGCCAAATACAGGTACTCTAAATTCATCAGAATAGGTTTTATAAATGGTTGAATTATCAAAGGGTGCATATTCATCCATGCGATACTTTGTGTTATCGATACCTACGATAATATGTGGTTCAATTAAACCTGCTTTAGTAAATCTTTCATACTGTGTATGTGCATCCCAAATCTCCCCGTAAGAAGATGCTTCTTTAAAAAATAGGTTTTGTCCATCATGCATGTAGATCACTTTAAAGGGACCCTTATGATTATCAGGTATATAAACAGATATGTTTCTTTTTTGGTTTAAGATCTTGGATGTAACTTTAAACGTTTTTATCATTTTTCTTTCCCCTTTTCTTTGGTACTGGATCGTATTTAGGCTTAAAAAGCGGATTACATGTAAGAATCCTTTTGCTGGTAAGTAAACTTGCATAAATGAAATTATGTGTCTCGTAAGCCTCTATTGCATAGTGGCTACAAGTTGGTGTGTGTCTACATTTATGAGATTTTACTGGTGATAAAGTTTTTTGGTACCAACGAATGGCTTTTATAGCATATTTTTTCATATCGTATTTATTATACTATAAAAAGGGTCCTTTAAAAAATTCACATATATTTATTTATATTAAATATTGATAAAAAAATAAGGTGTGATATAATAAAAGTACAATGTAAACGCATACATATATAAGGAGGTATTTATGAAAGAATACAAAACCAAGAACCTCAGAAACATTGCGCTATTAGGGCATTTGGGTAGTGGTAAGACTTCACTAACTGAAAGCCTCTTAAATGTAACTGGCGTAACTAACGTAAAAGGTGAGGTGGAACGTAAAAACACCAAATCCGATTTTCTTGTGGAGGAACAAACACGTATTGCCTCCATGCAAACATCTTTAATACCGATCGAAGCACATGACTGCAAACTTAACTTTCTAGACGTACCAGGTAATGATGAGCTCATTAGCGAATTATACCATGCC harbors:
- the yidD gene encoding membrane protein insertion efficiency factor YidD, encoding MKKYAIKAIRWYQKTLSPVKSHKCRHTPTCSHYAIEAYETHNFIYASLLTSKRILTCNPLFKPKYDPVPKKRGKKNDKNV